In Oligoflexia bacterium, the following are encoded in one genomic region:
- a CDS encoding TIGR03915 family putative DNA repair protein: MYHVNNINDYDQWKRLARSFIFNKIQPRDILWNHTGQQALWSNSNLLEPAEKITVPKHFIDLAKTLACHKDPEKWGLLYRILYRIQFEKKHLLKMHHDPDVKKLFLMLKAIARDCHKMKAFVRFKEIKEKSNFYISWYEPDHYILERTASFFKNRFSNMHWLILTPYKSVAWNRTHLSWGGPGNAELYTQLTDQTEELWDIFYCSIFNPNRLKIKMMKSEMPIRFWKNLPESKNILSLIRNAQHESFKMLERSKKTAANP; the protein is encoded by the coding sequence ATGTACCACGTCAACAATATCAATGATTATGACCAATGGAAAAGGCTTGCTCGTAGTTTTATTTTTAACAAGATTCAACCAAGAGATATCCTCTGGAATCATACTGGTCAACAAGCTCTGTGGTCCAACTCTAATTTATTGGAACCGGCAGAAAAAATTACGGTACCCAAACATTTTATTGATTTAGCAAAAACCCTTGCTTGCCATAAAGATCCTGAAAAATGGGGCTTGCTGTATAGAATACTTTATCGCATACAGTTTGAAAAAAAACATCTGTTAAAAATGCATCATGATCCAGATGTAAAAAAACTTTTTCTTATGCTTAAGGCCATTGCTAGAGATTGTCATAAAATGAAAGCCTTTGTCCGCTTTAAAGAAATCAAAGAAAAGTCTAATTTTTACATCAGTTGGTATGAACCTGATCATTATATTTTAGAACGTACTGCATCTTTTTTTAAAAACCGCTTTTCTAATATGCATTGGTTGATTTTAACTCCTTATAAAAGTGTTGCCTGGAATAGAACCCATCTATCCTGGGGAGGGCCTGGTAATGCAGAACTCTATACTCAGCTAACTGATCAAACTGAAGAGCTATGGGATATATTTTATTGCTCAATTTTTAACCCTAACAGGTTAAAAATCAAAATGATGAAATCAGAAATGCCTATACGTTTTTGGAAAAACTTACCGGAGAGTAAAAATATTCTGTCGCTTATTCGCAATGCTCAACATGAAAGTTTTAAAATGCTTGAAAGATCAAAAAAAACCGCAGCTAACCCTTAG
- a CDS encoding putative DNA modification/repair radical SAM protein, with the protein MDHNKIKKKLKILADAAKYDASCASSGSNRPKKQDSASIGNTQGMGICHSYTPDGRCISLLKILMTNYCIYDCKFCINRVSSNVQRARFSPQEVVELTLSFYKRNYIEGLFLSSGIIRSSNYTMECLLEIVKSLRTKHHFNGYIHLKVIPEASQALIQQAGLYADRLSANIELPSKQDIKLLAPEKNITTLKQQISGIRDHITESKHDYKTKKKYKLPMFAPGGQSTQMIVGATQSNDRSILKTSSSMYKNYKMRRVYYSAFSPIPDAHSLLKLKKPPLIREHRLYQADWLLRFYGFDVDEIVPENIPDLDLDLDPKTAWALNHRDIFPIDINKADKELLLRIPGIGLRSVQKIMLIRKHHQLRHDDLKKLGLAYNRAKHFVKTYDHSKFILLDHEHLKHHLSTDSKQLELW; encoded by the coding sequence ATGGATCATAATAAAATTAAAAAAAAGCTCAAAATTTTAGCTGATGCTGCCAAATATGATGCTTCTTGTGCTAGTAGCGGCTCAAACAGACCAAAAAAACAAGATAGCGCTTCTATTGGTAATACGCAAGGCATGGGAATCTGTCATAGTTATACACCGGATGGGCGCTGTATTTCACTATTAAAAATTTTAATGACCAACTATTGCATTTACGACTGTAAATTTTGCATTAATCGAGTGTCTAGCAATGTTCAACGCGCACGTTTTTCCCCACAAGAAGTTGTAGAACTCACTCTATCTTTTTACAAACGCAACTATATTGAAGGACTTTTTTTAAGTTCAGGAATTATTAGAAGTTCAAATTATACCATGGAATGTTTGTTAGAAATTGTTAAATCTTTGCGGACCAAACACCATTTCAATGGTTATATCCACCTTAAAGTAATCCCAGAAGCTTCTCAAGCACTGATCCAACAAGCTGGTTTGTATGCTGACCGACTCAGTGCCAATATTGAGCTTCCAAGTAAACAGGACATCAAACTACTTGCTCCTGAGAAGAACATAACAACACTTAAACAGCAAATATCTGGCATACGTGATCATATTACTGAATCAAAACATGATTATAAAACCAAAAAAAAATACAAGCTTCCCATGTTTGCTCCCGGCGGTCAAAGCACTCAAATGATTGTTGGCGCCACACAAAGCAATGATCGTTCCATACTAAAAACATCTTCTTCCATGTATAAAAATTATAAAATGCGCCGGGTATATTACTCTGCATTTAGCCCCATTCCTGATGCCCACAGTTTGTTAAAATTGAAAAAACCACCGTTGATTCGCGAACACCGACTGTATCAAGCAGACTGGTTATTAAGATTTTATGGTTTTGATGTTGATGAAATTGTTCCCGAAAATATTCCTGACCTTGATCTTGATCTAGATCCAAAAACAGCCTGGGCATTAAACCACAGAGATATTTTTCCCATTGATATCAATAAAGCAGATAAAGAACTTTTGCTTAGAATTCCGGGTATTGGTTTAAGAAGCGTTCAAAAAATAATGCTTATCCGTAAACATCACCAACTTAGACATGATGATTTGAAAAAGCTGGGACTTGCTTATAATCGAGCAAAGCACTTTGTTAAAACCTATGACCATTCAAAATTTATCCTGCTTGATCATGAACACCTTAAACACCATCTAAGCACAGACTCTAAACAGTTGGAGCTTTGGTAA
- a CDS encoding DNA translocase FtsK 4TM domain-containing protein translates to MPKKKTKNAKIKTVKSVTKDDHASHWAVREFWAFSLFTFAVFSLIAVVSYNPVDPSLTTIVEGQHSIYNFGGLVGSYLADMYIQALGYASYLLIALFFLASILLVFTENKILQKRKVFSACGLLLSTAICLSLFDKDTTYPSSWGGALGFWAAQYGQSFLGIAGTALLVGVTFFASIFFITGLSVKQFFLQCKNGIVFSVQTVLSMSQKLILTLGQLFKRGQSKLKQKPEYKDRFDQNKLMGKKITLQDVAKQASDLAVMELDEDIPIVIKKSNKEDTQENDQVPIEDDFYDDKSAVVFKATEDPIKYTLPDLNLLEAPKEDDQELVIDKEELLRNARILEAKLNDFGVKGKVIEVQPGPVVTMYEFEPAPGVKVNQIIRLNDDLTLALKALSVRINMLPGKAAVGIEVANSKRQTVYLKDIVKEDVFQKNQSLLTMTLGKDISGNAFTADLRKMPHLLVAGATGSGKSVAVNSMITSILYKATPDQVRMILVDPKMLELSLYDKIPHLLLPVVTDPRKASAALRWAVAEMERRYRLMADIGVRNLEGYNAKVWDIIEEQKRIEEEKQAYRDADESNHTVYEKKEQEHKGTLPFIVIVIDELADLMMVSSREVEESIIRLAQMARAAGIHLLLATQRPSVDVITGVIKANMPSRISFQVSSKIDSRTIIDSNGAEMLLGSGDMLYLPPGTSKLQRIHGAFVSDKEVERVTNFWKAQAKPQYKEEILQAAEESILQSENEGSDPDDELYPKALELVLRHGSGSISMIQRRLRIGYNRAARLIERMEEEGYLVPGDTGKPKELNMNRFEGMV, encoded by the coding sequence ATGCCTAAGAAAAAAACCAAAAATGCAAAAATTAAAACTGTAAAATCTGTGACCAAAGATGATCATGCTAGCCATTGGGCAGTAAGAGAGTTTTGGGCCTTTTCTTTGTTTACCTTTGCAGTATTTTCATTGATTGCTGTCGTTAGTTATAATCCTGTTGACCCTTCTTTAACAACCATTGTGGAAGGTCAGCACAGTATCTACAATTTTGGTGGTCTTGTGGGTAGCTATTTGGCGGATATGTATATTCAAGCCTTGGGTTATGCTTCATATCTTTTAATTGCCTTGTTTTTTTTAGCTTCAATTTTATTGGTCTTTACAGAAAATAAAATTTTACAAAAAAGAAAAGTATTTTCAGCTTGTGGACTTTTGCTAAGCACAGCCATATGTTTAAGTCTTTTTGATAAAGATACAACTTATCCATCCTCTTGGGGAGGGGCTTTAGGTTTTTGGGCTGCCCAATATGGGCAATCTTTTTTAGGTATTGCAGGAACAGCCTTGTTGGTAGGGGTTACATTTTTTGCATCAATCTTTTTTATAACCGGTTTAAGTGTAAAGCAGTTTTTTTTACAGTGTAAAAATGGCATTGTTTTTTCAGTTCAAACGGTTTTGTCTATGAGTCAAAAATTGATTTTAACATTAGGACAACTATTTAAACGTGGTCAAAGTAAATTAAAACAAAAACCAGAGTATAAAGATCGTTTTGATCAAAATAAATTGATGGGCAAAAAAATTACTTTACAGGATGTAGCCAAACAAGCTTCCGACCTAGCAGTAATGGAATTAGATGAAGACATTCCTATTGTAATTAAAAAATCAAATAAAGAAGACACACAAGAAAATGATCAAGTACCCATAGAAGATGACTTTTATGATGATAAGTCAGCGGTAGTTTTTAAAGCAACTGAAGATCCTATTAAGTATACCTTGCCTGATCTTAACTTATTAGAGGCACCCAAAGAGGATGATCAAGAACTTGTTATTGATAAAGAAGAGCTGTTAAGAAATGCTAGAATCTTAGAAGCAAAGCTGAATGATTTTGGGGTTAAAGGTAAAGTGATAGAAGTTCAACCGGGACCAGTGGTTACCATGTATGAGTTTGAACCAGCTCCAGGTGTTAAGGTGAATCAGATTATCCGCTTAAATGACGATTTAACCTTAGCTTTAAAAGCCCTTTCGGTAAGAATTAATATGCTTCCTGGAAAAGCAGCGGTGGGTATTGAAGTTGCCAACAGTAAAAGACAAACCGTTTATTTAAAAGACATTGTCAAAGAAGATGTTTTCCAGAAAAATCAAAGCCTGCTGACCATGACCTTAGGAAAAGATATTTCTGGTAATGCGTTTACAGCAGACTTGAGAAAAATGCCACATTTGTTGGTGGCAGGGGCTACGGGTTCAGGTAAATCTGTTGCAGTTAACTCCATGATTACTTCCATACTGTATAAAGCAACCCCAGATCAAGTCAGAATGATTTTGGTGGACCCTAAAATGTTAGAGTTGTCTTTGTATGATAAAATTCCTCATTTATTGCTACCGGTAGTGACAGATCCAAGAAAAGCTTCTGCCGCCTTACGCTGGGCAGTGGCTGAAATGGAAAGGCGCTATCGTTTGATGGCAGATATCGGGGTTAGAAACCTTGAAGGATATAATGCAAAAGTTTGGGATATTATTGAAGAGCAAAAAAGAATTGAAGAAGAAAAACAAGCGTATAGAGATGCTGATGAGAGCAATCATACGGTCTATGAAAAAAAGGAACAAGAGCATAAAGGAACTTTGCCGTTTATTGTAATTGTGATTGATGAACTGGCAGACTTAATGATGGTATCCAGTCGTGAAGTTGAGGAGTCTATTATCCGCTTAGCGCAAATGGCACGTGCAGCGGGTATTCATCTATTGTTAGCAACGCAACGACCATCGGTTGATGTTATTACCGGTGTAATTAAGGCCAATATGCCTTCACGTATATCCTTTCAGGTTTCTTCAAAAATTGATTCAAGAACCATTATTGATAGCAATGGTGCGGAAATGTTATTGGGTTCAGGAGATATGTTGTATTTGCCACCTGGAACATCAAAACTGCAGCGTATTCATGGGGCATTTGTTTCTGATAAAGAGGTGGAACGCGTCACTAATTTTTGGAAAGCGCAGGCAAAACCACAATACAAAGAAGAAATTTTGCAAGCAGCTGAGGAAAGCATACTACAGTCTGAGAATGAAGGTAGTGATCCAGATGATGAACTATATCCCAAAGCCTTGGAATTGGTGTTAAGGCACGGTTCAGGTTCGATCTCTATGATACAAAGGCGCTTAAGAATAGGCTATAACAGAGCGGCACGTTTAATTGAACGTATGGAAGAAGAAGGTTACTTGGTCCCTGGAGATACAGGAAAACCAAAAGAACTCAATATGAACCGTTTTGAAGGAATGGTTTGA
- the lolA gene encoding outer membrane lipoprotein chaperone LolA, producing MKKRNETMVLRCIFCVLLSSIVFVMLSGAQELPKCSIESKQVECSDEAQKKKTELLIKSSGLKATHDQGKKVKAEPVAIKTKQTSQINQKSKLYAQKLEQAYEQVKTMQADFEQEYIAGLKEQSAKGKVYISRPGKMKWEYADPKGKFFLADGEHLSLYDPKFKQVMQSKQSSPDQAPLGLALLFGQKNASSMFNIEMIKEDKKTVTLKLTPKESVPNIEQIQMVLERGSVYTIKESKVIDVFGGENTMRFNNIKNNIKLGASVFEFKKPKNAKIVSTDNLSL from the coding sequence ATGAAGAAAAGGAATGAAACAATGGTTTTAAGATGTATTTTTTGTGTGTTATTAAGCAGTATTGTTTTTGTAATGTTGTCTGGAGCGCAAGAGCTACCCAAATGTTCTATTGAGTCAAAGCAAGTGGAATGTAGTGATGAGGCACAAAAAAAGAAAACTGAACTTTTAATTAAAAGTTCAGGACTTAAAGCTACTCACGATCAAGGAAAAAAAGTTAAAGCAGAGCCTGTTGCTATAAAAACAAAACAAACTTCACAGATAAACCAAAAAAGTAAACTGTATGCCCAAAAATTAGAGCAAGCATATGAGCAAGTCAAAACCATGCAAGCAGATTTTGAACAAGAATATATTGCGGGCTTAAAAGAGCAGTCCGCTAAAGGAAAAGTTTATATCTCTCGCCCCGGTAAAATGAAATGGGAGTATGCAGATCCAAAAGGAAAATTTTTTTTAGCGGATGGTGAACACTTAAGCTTATATGACCCAAAGTTTAAGCAAGTGATGCAAAGCAAACAATCCAGTCCAGATCAAGCACCACTAGGTTTAGCACTGCTTTTTGGGCAGAAAAATGCCAGCAGTATGTTTAATATAGAAATGATTAAAGAAGATAAAAAAACTGTAACTTTAAAACTAACACCCAAAGAATCTGTTCCTAATATTGAGCAAATTCAAATGGTTTTAGAAAGAGGTTCGGTTTACACTATTAAAGAAAGCAAAGTGATAGATGTTTTTGGTGGCGAAAACACCATGCGCTTTAACAATATAAAAAACAATATTAAACTTGGTGCAAGTGTTTTTGAATTTAAAAAACCAAAAAATGCAAAAATTGTCAGTACAGATAATTTATCTTTATAA
- the rimO gene encoding 30S ribosomal protein S12 methylthiotransferase RimO, with the protein MSKETKKVGMISLGCPKNLVDSEVMLGHLKNKGWEITDNQDDADVMVVNTCSFIEDSKQESIETILDVAQLKSKGKLKKLIVAGCLSQRYAKDLEQEMPEVDHFLGTGEFESIANFVGSAQAVVPNDDELPMARSLVTKPKFTYDYATPRVAVLPKHTAYVKIAEGCSRTCSFCIIPRLRGPGQSRSIDSVVKEVQGLAERGTKEIHLLAQDLTAYGIDRNDGTSLYGLLKELDQIDGLEWIRLMYAYPQHISDDLIDLIAQSKRICNYLDMPLQHIDSELLATMRRKVDEQATRDLLKKLQDRIPNLTLRTTLIVGFPGETQAQFQKLYNFVEEFEFDRLGVFTYSLEENTGAYLMKNQIDEAIKQERKHQLMTLQQGISAKKNEAMLGKKIKVLIDKHLPQESMHLSAGRAESQALDIDGEVFVSKRHPIGSFVEVEVEAVSEYDLYA; encoded by the coding sequence GTGAGCAAAGAGACTAAAAAAGTAGGCATGATAAGTTTAGGCTGCCCAAAGAATCTTGTAGATTCAGAAGTCATGTTGGGGCATCTTAAAAATAAAGGCTGGGAAATTACAGATAATCAAGATGATGCAGATGTGATGGTGGTCAACACCTGTTCATTTATTGAAGATTCAAAACAAGAATCCATTGAAACCATTTTGGATGTGGCTCAGTTAAAAAGCAAAGGTAAACTCAAAAAGCTGATTGTGGCTGGTTGTTTATCTCAGCGTTATGCCAAAGATCTTGAACAAGAAATGCCTGAGGTAGATCACTTTTTAGGCACGGGTGAGTTTGAAAGCATTGCAAACTTTGTTGGTTCTGCTCAAGCTGTTGTGCCCAATGATGATGAGTTACCCATGGCTAGGTCACTGGTCACAAAACCTAAATTCACCTATGATTATGCAACACCCAGAGTTGCGGTTTTGCCCAAGCATACTGCTTACGTCAAAATTGCTGAAGGCTGTTCGCGTACCTGTAGCTTTTGTATCATTCCAAGACTGCGTGGACCTGGACAGAGCCGTTCTATTGATTCTGTGGTTAAAGAAGTCCAAGGTTTAGCAGAGCGAGGAACCAAAGAGATTCACTTGTTAGCACAAGATTTAACAGCTTACGGGATTGATAGAAACGATGGCACCAGTTTGTATGGCTTGCTAAAAGAATTAGACCAGATTGATGGTTTAGAATGGATACGTTTAATGTATGCCTACCCTCAGCATATATCTGATGATTTGATTGATTTAATTGCTCAGTCCAAACGCATTTGTAACTATTTGGATATGCCTTTACAGCATATAGATTCAGAATTGTTGGCAACCATGCGCCGTAAAGTAGATGAGCAAGCCACACGTGATTTGCTGAAAAAGCTTCAAGACCGTATTCCCAACTTAACACTAAGAACAACCCTGATTGTTGGTTTTCCAGGTGAGACTCAAGCTCAGTTTCAAAAACTGTATAACTTTGTAGAAGAGTTTGAATTTGATCGTTTGGGAGTTTTTACCTATTCTTTAGAAGAAAACACTGGCGCCTACTTAATGAAGAATCAAATTGATGAAGCCATTAAACAAGAGCGTAAGCATCAACTCATGACTTTACAACAAGGGATTTCGGCTAAAAAAAATGAAGCCATGTTGGGTAAAAAAATCAAAGTCTTAATTGATAAGCACTTACCGCAAGAAAGCATGCATTTGTCTGCGGGTAGGGCAGAGAGTCAGGCTTTGGATATTGATGGTGAAGTTTTTGTCAGCAAACGTCACCCCATTGGCAGTTTTGTAGAAGTAGAAGTAGAAGCAGTCAGTGAATACGATTTGTATGCATAA
- the mltG gene encoding endolytic transglycosylase MltG, with protein sequence MMKFFQLAVGAVVFVCGLWFLQLIYLSPAHQKKQTVTVPKNASAKSISYLLAEKNITSHPKLFYAYLRLNNIAKKLKPGEYEFKERESFQKLKDALLKGSVKLYSVTITEGLNSYEIADILERNQIVSKKDFLDAVFDPDLCKIFSIPGQSFEGFLFPDTYLFEKNTPVNKVLHTMHDQFKLNLPIPDQVKAKRLGLSLLEWITLASIIEKESSNIPEQPIISSVFHNRLKLNMPLQTDPTVIYGIKGFDGNLTRKHLKTLTPYNTYMIKGLPPGPIANPGLTAIKAAVNPAKTDYLYFVAMGNQNQHYFSKTYQQHLHAVKYYQLKKGAPPPQNNL encoded by the coding sequence ATGATGAAATTTTTTCAGTTGGCTGTTGGGGCTGTTGTTTTTGTTTGCGGTTTATGGTTTTTACAACTCATTTATTTATCTCCAGCACATCAAAAAAAACAAACGGTTACTGTTCCAAAAAATGCCTCTGCAAAAAGCATTAGTTATTTATTGGCTGAAAAGAATATTACATCCCATCCAAAATTATTTTATGCTTACTTACGCCTAAACAATATTGCTAAAAAACTTAAACCGGGAGAATATGAGTTTAAAGAACGTGAAAGCTTTCAAAAACTCAAAGATGCTTTACTTAAAGGTTCAGTCAAACTTTACAGTGTCACCATTACTGAAGGTTTAAACTCGTACGAAATCGCTGATATTTTAGAAAGAAATCAAATTGTCAGTAAAAAAGACTTTTTAGATGCCGTTTTTGATCCAGATTTATGCAAAATTTTTTCTATTCCAGGTCAAAGCTTTGAAGGGTTTTTATTCCCTGACACCTATCTGTTTGAAAAAAACACTCCCGTCAACAAAGTCCTGCACACCATGCACGACCAATTCAAACTCAACTTGCCTATACCTGACCAAGTCAAAGCCAAGCGCCTAGGATTATCCCTTTTAGAATGGATTACCTTAGCCTCAATCATTGAAAAAGAATCCAGCAATATACCTGAACAACCTATTATTTCTTCTGTTTTTCACAATCGACTTAAACTAAATATGCCCTTACAGACTGACCCAACCGTTATTTATGGAATTAAAGGTTTTGATGGCAACTTAACTCGCAAGCATTTAAAAACACTAACACCTTACAATACTTATATGATCAAAGGTTTACCTCCTGGTCCTATTGCTAATCCTGGCCTTACTGCAATCAAGGCAGCGGTGAACCCCGCAAAAACTGATTACTTGTATTTTGTGGCCATGGGCAATCAAAACCAGCATTATTTTTCAAAAACCTACCAGCAACATTTACATGCCGTAAAATACTATCAACTGAAAAAAGGTGCCCCTCCTCCACAAAATAATCTTTAA
- the ruvX gene encoding Holliday junction resolvase RuvX, with the protein MQKKIMALDYGTKRIGIAISDALGMCAHPRDFIDNNSKAFENILKLAEQENIQLLLFGIPKRLSGEASHMQEEIERFMHNLQKKTGLNMQTWDERLTSAQAEKFMISADVKRKKRKTSIDSMAATILLQSYLDSQQ; encoded by the coding sequence ATGCAAAAAAAGATTATGGCTTTAGATTATGGTACCAAACGTATTGGCATTGCCATCAGTGATGCATTGGGCATGTGTGCGCATCCTAGAGATTTTATTGATAACAACTCAAAAGCATTTGAAAATATTTTAAAGCTAGCAGAACAAGAAAATATCCAACTGTTATTGTTTGGCATTCCAAAACGCTTGAGTGGTGAAGCAAGTCACATGCAAGAAGAAATTGAACGTTTTATGCATAATTTACAAAAAAAAACGGGCCTTAACATGCAAACCTGGGATGAACGCTTGACCAGTGCCCAAGCCGAAAAATTTATGATTAGCGCTGACGTTAAAAGAAAAAAACGCAAAACCAGCATTGACAGTATGGCCGCCACCATCTTGCTGCAAAGCTATCTAGATTCACAACAATAA